From the genome of Arvicola amphibius chromosome 9, mArvAmp1.2, whole genome shotgun sequence, one region includes:
- the St13 gene encoding hsc70-interacting protein: MDPRKVSELRAFVKMCKQDPSVLHTEEMRFLREWVESMGGKVPPATHKAKSEENVKEEKRDNKTEENIKTGEPSSEESDLEIDNEGVIEPDTDAPQEMGEENAEITEEMMDQANEKKGAAIEALNDGELQKAIDLFTDAIKLNPRLAILYAKRASVFVKLQKPNAAIRDCDRAIEINPDSAQPYKWRGKAHRLLGHWEEAAHDLALACKLDYDEDASAMLKEVQPRAQKIAEHRRKYERKREEREIKERIERVKKAREEHERAQREEEARRQSGPQYGSFPGGFPGGMPGNFPGGMPGMGGGMPGMGAMPGLNEILSDPEVLAAMQDPDVMVAFQDVAQNPANMSKYQNNPKVMNLISKLSAKLEVKRNIKQPLLNEEQLSSLTGCCNNTNQCTSDLIRRAGVLRRLSLPFCVKCG, encoded by the exons ATGGATCCCCGCAAAGTGAGCGAGCTTCGGGCCTTCGTGAAGATGTGTAAGCAGGACCCGAGCGTCCTGCACACCGAGGAAATGCGTTTCCTGAGGGAGTGGGTGGAGAG CATGGGAGGTAAAGTACCACCTGCTACTCACAAAgctaaatcagaagaaaatgtcaag gaagaaaaaagagataatAAGACAGAGGAAAACATAAAGACGGGGGAACCATCAAGTGAGGAGAGTGATCTGG AAATTGACAATGAAGGTGTAATTGAGCCAGACACTGATGCCCCtcaagagatgggagaggaaaatGCAGAG ATAACTGAGGAGATGATGGatcaagcaaatgaaaagaaGGGGGCTGCCATTGAAGCCCTAAATGATG GTGAGCTGCAGAAAGCAATTGACTTGTTCACTGATGCCATCAAGCTAAATCCTCGCTTGGCTATTCTGTATGCCAAGAGAGCCAG TGTGTTCGTCAAATTACAGAAGCCAAATGCTGCTATCCGAGACTGTGACAGAGCCATTGAAATAAACCCTGATTCAGCTCAGCCATACAAGTGGCGAGGGAAAGCACACAG ACTCTTGGGTCACTGGGAAGAAGCAGCTCATGATCTAGCCCTTGCCTGTAAACTGGATTATGACGAGGATGCCAGTGCAATGCTGAAGGAGGTTCAACCTCGG GCTCAAAAAATTGCTGAGCATCGGAGAAAATATGAGCGAAAACGTGAAGAgcgagagataaaagaaagaatagaaagggtGAAGAAGGCTCGAGAAGAGCATGAAAGAGCCCAAAGG gaagaagaagccagaagacagtcTGGGCCTCAGTATGGCTCTTTTCCAG GTGGTTTTCCTGGGGGAATGCCTGGTAATTTTCCTGGAGGAATGCCTGGAATGGGAGGGGGCATGCCTGGAATGGGAGCAATGCCTGGACTCAATGAAATCCTCAGTGACCCTGAGGTTCTTGCAGCCATGCAG gatcCAGACGTCATGGTGGCTTTCCAGGATGTGGCCCAGAACCCAGCAAATATGTCAAAATATCAGAACAACCCAAAGGTTATGAATCTCATCAGTAAATTGTCAGCCAAGTTGGAGGTCAAGCGTAATATCAAACAGCCCTTGCTGAATGAAGAGCAGCTTAGCTCACTTACTGGATGTTGCAATAATACAAACCAGTGTACCTCTGACCTCATCAGGAGAGCTGGGGTGCTTCGAAGACTATCCCTACCCTTCTGCGTCAAATGCGGCTGA